In Xiphias gladius isolate SHS-SW01 ecotype Sanya breed wild chromosome 5, ASM1685928v1, whole genome shotgun sequence, the following are encoded in one genomic region:
- the hhla2b.1 gene encoding uncharacterized protein hhla2b.1 — MSAIHTWACLLLWIGFATQDKTPDVTVTCFVSEECVLPCSFKPGSKETIVWFRQDVVVYKFERGGGDDDDDEDDDDDDDDDNDSSSEEHRDPKQLEGRASVFPHLVSRGNATLILRSSGLKDRGTYRCHVRTSSGEHNAKVILKVEAPIRLLSLELSRLSGYEEMKCSIRNVFPAPRVAWATEPPTFEDLRPVTRMLADKQGLYTVDSRLRLLNGRPDLIYICKVTTPYGSPAWTASLREREIKGTQGRDLTIPCSAPPYLNNPALDWSFSRGDDPSHILTYDIRSGYSVFTPPWDKTVELDGFRVPFGDGSLRLMDPKGGEHTGSYACTFSLPYITHTDRTDVTIDGPVGQQRKPWEPSYWWIVGLVITGLVLALAGLLAFLKVKGNLGRKPRNDPEEVTELHLVKDPTADRNPNESSAFNAGGTNGQSGPQTGTRLT, encoded by the exons ATGTCAGCGATACACACCTGGGcctgtctcctcctctggaTCGGCTTTGCCACACAGGACAAAACCCCAG ACGTCACCGTGACGTGCTTTGTTTCGGAGGAGTGCGTGCTCCCCTGCAGCTTCAAGCCCGGCAGCAAGGAGACCATCGTGTGGTTCCGGCAGGACGTGGTGGTGTACAAGTTTGAGCGGGGGGGCggcgacgacgacgacgacgaagacgacgacgacgatgacGACGACGACAACGACAGCAGCAGCGAGGAGCACCGCGACCCCAAGCAGCTCGAAGGACGCGCGTCCGTTTTCCCGCACCTGGTGTCCCGCGGCAACGCCACCCTGATCCTCAGGAGCAGCGGCCTCAAGGACAGAGGCACGTACAGGTGTCACGTGCGCACGTCGAGCGGCGAGCACAACGCAAAAGTTATCTTGAAGGTGGAAG CGCCCATCCGACTTTTGTCTCTGGAGCTGTCGAGGCTGAGCGGCTACGAGGAGATGAAGTGCAGCATCCGCAATGTCTTCCCGGCTCCTCGTGTAGCCTGGGCGACCGAGCCGCCCACCTTCGAGGACCTCCGACCGGTCACGCGCATGCTGGCCGACAAACAGGGGCTGTACACGGTGGACAGCCGCCTCAGACTGCTGAACGGACGACCGGACCTCATATACATCTGTAAAGTCACCACCCCCTACGGCAGTCCGGCCTGGACTGCCTCGCTCAGGGAAAGAG AAATAAAAGGAACTCAGGGGAGAGATCTGACCATCCCCTGCTCCGCCCCTCCTTACCTGAACAACCCCGCCCTCGACTGGAGCTTCTCCAGAGGCGACGACCCCTCCCACATCCTCACCTACGACATTCGGTCGGGGTACAGCGTCTTCACGCCGCCGTGGGACAAGACCGTGGAGCTGGACGGCTTCAGGGTCCCGTTTGGAGACGGCTCTTTGCGACTGATGGACCCCAAGGGGGGGGAGCACACGGGCAGCTACGCCTGCACGTTCTCCTTGCCGTACATCACACACACCGATCGCACCGACGTCACCATCGACGGCCCTGTCG GTCAGCAAAGGAAGCCATGGGAGCCGTCTTACTGGTGGATCGTCGGCCTGGTGATTACGGGGCTGGTTCTTGCCCTGGCAGGACTGCTGGCCTTCCTGAAGGTGAAAG GAAACTTGGGAAGGAAGCCCAGAAACGACCCTGAGGAGGTGACGGAGCTGCATTTGGTCAAAG acCCGACAGCAGACCGTAACCCGAACGAGAGCAGCGCCTTTAATGCCGGCGGCACCAACGGACAATCGGGGCCCCAGACCGGCACTCGGTTAACCTGA